A region of Porites lutea chromosome 13, jaPorLute2.1, whole genome shotgun sequence DNA encodes the following proteins:
- the LOC140923190 gene encoding complex I assembly factor ACAD9, mitochondrial-like has protein sequence MLLTLVEYQKLCSPTKYGKNIIEEQLLLNRMADACMNLFAIMTMISRAARTINQGLSSASHEVLLTDTICTNKCNMNNALFEEATQHEKRNVSERNGGVKLA, from the exons ATGTTGCTGACTTTGGTAGAATACCAGAAACTCTGCTCACCCACCAAATACGGAAAG AACATTATCGAGGAACAGCTGCTGTTGAATCGAATGGCTGATGCCTGTATGAACTTGTTTGCTATAATGACTATGATTTCTAGAGCAGCGCGAACCATAAACCAGGGTCTCTCAAGTGCCAGTCATGAG GTTCTTCTTACAGATACAATATGCACTAACAAGTGCAACATGAACAATGCTCTCTTCGAAGAAGCCACACAGcacgaaaaaagaaatgtaaGTGAGCGTAACGGTGGCGTAAAG